One genomic region from Sphingomicrobium aestuariivivum encodes:
- a CDS encoding AMP-dependent synthetase/ligase, protein MASRRTELEHFPNLVTMFFTRAREKGDKPFLWAKKDGEWQSTSWRRAAEMVASMAQGLRDLGMEEGDRVMLVSENRPEWLIADLAIMAAGCVTVPTYTTNTTRDHQHILGNSDARAVIVSTQKLAEPLIPAVLFASECHHIISIDDIITGQSPDVAKFHHWDELLGTEADLIAYEEEARQKTRGDLACLIYTSGTGGAPRGVKQHHGMILHNVEGCVDVIANDFGWEDEVFLSFLPASHAYEHTGGQHFPIGLGAEIYYAEGLEKLAANIEETKPTIMVVVPRLFEMLRAKMLKTIEKEGGVAAYLLRRALQIEEKRYNGKSSVLDIPMNAILGNTLRKKVRDKFGGRMKAMVSGGAPLNPDVGLFFQAMGLTMLQGYGQTESGPVISCNRPSAGLRMDTVGPPLKNTEVKIAEDGEICVRGELVMTGYWRNKDDTAKVLDEEGWLLTGDVGHIDEKGRIKITDRKKDLIVLDKGDNVAPQRIEGILTLQPEIGQAMVYGDRRPYIVALLVPDAEATRGMNEEEVKRALGAAVDRVNADLSVIEKVRRFIIADEAFTVDNEMLTPKQSIRRHKINAVYEDRLSKLYKG, encoded by the coding sequence ATGGCGAGCCGCCGCACCGAACTCGAACATTTCCCCAACCTCGTGACGATGTTCTTCACGCGGGCTCGGGAGAAGGGCGACAAGCCGTTCCTCTGGGCCAAGAAGGACGGCGAATGGCAGTCGACCAGCTGGCGCCGCGCCGCCGAGATGGTGGCGAGCATGGCGCAGGGCTTACGCGATCTCGGGATGGAAGAGGGCGACCGCGTCATGCTGGTCTCCGAGAACCGTCCCGAATGGCTGATCGCTGATCTCGCCATCATGGCGGCGGGCTGCGTCACCGTGCCGACCTACACCACCAACACGACCCGCGACCACCAGCATATCCTCGGCAATTCGGATGCGCGCGCGGTGATCGTCTCGACCCAGAAGCTGGCCGAGCCGCTCATTCCCGCCGTGCTGTTCGCGAGCGAATGCCACCACATCATCTCGATCGACGACATCATCACCGGCCAATCGCCCGATGTCGCCAAGTTCCACCATTGGGACGAGCTGCTCGGCACCGAGGCCGACCTCATCGCCTATGAGGAAGAAGCCCGCCAGAAGACGCGCGGCGACCTTGCCTGCCTCATCTACACGAGCGGTACCGGCGGCGCGCCGCGCGGGGTCAAGCAGCATCACGGCATGATCCTCCACAATGTGGAAGGCTGCGTCGACGTCATCGCCAACGACTTCGGCTGGGAGGACGAGGTGTTCCTCTCCTTCCTGCCCGCGAGCCACGCCTACGAGCATACCGGGGGGCAGCATTTCCCGATCGGGCTCGGCGCGGAAATCTATTATGCCGAGGGGCTCGAGAAGCTCGCCGCCAATATCGAGGAGACGAAGCCGACGATCATGGTCGTCGTGCCGCGCCTGTTCGAGATGCTGCGCGCCAAGATGCTCAAGACCATCGAGAAGGAAGGTGGGGTTGCCGCCTACCTCCTCCGCCGCGCGTTGCAGATCGAGGAGAAGCGCTACAACGGCAAGTCGAGCGTGCTCGATATCCCGATGAACGCGATCCTCGGGAACACATTGCGCAAGAAGGTCCGCGACAAGTTCGGTGGCCGGATGAAGGCAATGGTCTCGGGCGGGGCGCCGCTCAATCCCGATGTCGGCCTGTTCTTCCAGGCGATGGGGCTCACCATGCTCCAGGGCTATGGCCAGACCGAGAGCGGTCCGGTCATCAGCTGCAACCGGCCGAGCGCCGGCCTGCGCATGGACACGGTCGGCCCGCCCTTGAAGAACACCGAGGTGAAGATCGCCGAGGATGGCGAGATCTGCGTGCGCGGCGAGCTGGTGATGACCGGCTACTGGCGCAACAAGGATGACACCGCCAAGGTGCTCGACGAGGAGGGCTGGCTGCTCACCGGCGACGTCGGCCATATCGACGAGAAGGGCCGCATCAAGATCACCGACCGCAAGAAAGACCTCATCGTCCTCGACAAGGGTGACAATGTCGCGCCGCAGCGGATCGAGGGCATCCTGACGCTGCAGCCCGAGATCGGGCAGGCGATGGTCTATGGCGACCGCCGCCCCTATATCGTGGCGCTGCTGGTGCCCGATGCCGAAGCCACCCGCGGCATGAACGAGGAAGAGGTGAAGCGCGCGCTTGGCGCCGCGGTCGACCGCGTCAACGCCGACCTGTCGGTCATCGAGAAGGTTCGCCGCTTCATCATCGCCGACGAGGCCTTCACCGTCGATAACGAGATGCTCACCCCCAAGCAGTCGATCCGCCGTCACAAGATCAACGCGGTCTACGAGGACCGGCTGAGCAAGCTCTACAAGGGTTGA
- a CDS encoding gamma-glutamyltransferase family protein: MTRTLLPLLALPLAACTTIQPVEQETHTPFVIAANPLAAQAGMDILEHGGSAADAAVAVQAMLSLVEPQSSGVGGGAFLHFYDAGSETTLVYDGREIAPAGASPTMFLGEDGERLGYGRAVLSGRAVGVPGAVAALHAAHEDHGRLPWDLLFTDAIVTAEQGFAISPRLGNFLTQDWPQLSQPDAQRYFADKGTGDTLRNLAYGDFLRRLRLEGPSALLEGETAKAIVAKTREGELPGTLTLADMAGYEVIEKASVCSEWLRYDVCAPPPPSSGAAFLQLLGLLERTDIAATSADDPEGWYLFAMASRLMYADRDAYFGDVDTVPIAGLLAPDYLDERAALIGPVAGPAPEAGVPEGAPATTVPDATLEPTGTSHFIVRDKWGDAISITTTVESIFGTGRMVDGFFLNNQLTDFSFDPMTDGGAPHPNAVAPGKRPRSSMIPLILLEDGDFAGAIGSAGGNSIPAYVGKTLVGATYWGLTMEEALALPNMIARGERVGAEADKLPQDVIDGLARRGVTLVPGQGEGSGVHGVIIREDGTIDGGADPRREGVVLVGD, translated from the coding sequence ATGACCCGCACGCTCCTGCCGCTTCTCGCGCTTCCGCTCGCCGCCTGCACCACCATCCAGCCGGTGGAGCAGGAGACGCACACCCCCTTCGTCATCGCCGCCAACCCGCTCGCCGCGCAGGCGGGGATGGACATCCTCGAGCATGGCGGGAGCGCCGCCGATGCCGCGGTCGCGGTGCAGGCGATGCTGAGCCTCGTCGAGCCGCAGTCATCGGGTGTGGGCGGCGGCGCCTTCCTCCATTTCTACGACGCGGGCAGCGAAACCACTTTGGTCTATGACGGCCGCGAGATCGCGCCCGCTGGCGCCAGCCCCACCATGTTCCTCGGCGAGGATGGCGAACGGCTCGGCTATGGCCGCGCCGTCCTGTCGGGCCGCGCGGTCGGCGTGCCCGGCGCGGTCGCCGCGCTGCATGCCGCGCACGAGGACCATGGCCGCCTGCCGTGGGACCTCCTCTTCACCGACGCGATCGTCACCGCCGAACAAGGCTTCGCCATCAGCCCGCGCCTCGGCAACTTCCTGACGCAGGACTGGCCGCAACTCTCGCAGCCCGATGCGCAGCGCTATTTCGCGGACAAGGGCACGGGCGATACGCTTCGCAACCTTGCCTATGGCGACTTCCTCCGCCGTCTCCGCCTCGAGGGCCCGTCCGCGCTGCTCGAGGGCGAGACCGCGAAAGCGATCGTCGCCAAGACGCGCGAGGGCGAGCTTCCCGGCACGCTGACCCTCGCCGACATGGCGGGCTACGAGGTCATCGAAAAGGCCAGCGTGTGCAGCGAATGGCTGCGCTATGACGTCTGCGCGCCGCCGCCGCCCTCCTCGGGCGCCGCCTTCCTCCAGCTGCTCGGTCTCCTCGAGCGCACCGACATCGCCGCCACTAGCGCCGATGATCCCGAGGGCTGGTACCTGTTCGCCATGGCGAGCCGCCTCATGTACGCCGACCGCGACGCCTATTTCGGCGATGTCGACACGGTCCCCATCGCGGGCCTCCTCGCCCCCGACTATCTCGACGAGCGCGCCGCCCTGATCGGACCCGTCGCCGGGCCCGCACCGGAAGCGGGCGTGCCCGAGGGCGCCCCCGCCACTACCGTGCCCGACGCCACGCTCGAGCCCACCGGCACCAGCCATTTCATCGTCCGCGACAAATGGGGCGATGCGATTTCCATCACCACCACCGTCGAGAGCATTTTCGGCACGGGCCGGATGGTCGACGGCTTCTTCCTCAACAACCAGCTCACCGACTTCAGCTTCGATCCGATGACCGACGGCGGCGCGCCCCACCCCAATGCGGTGGCACCGGGCAAGCGCCCGCGCTCCTCGATGATCCCGCTGATCCTGCTCGAGGATGGCGACTTCGCAGGCGCCATCGGAAGCGCCGGGGGCAATTCGATCCCCGCCTATGTCGGCAAGACGCTGGTCGGCGCGACCTATTGGGGGCTGACGATGGAGGAGGCGCTCGCGCTGCCCAACATGATCGCGCGCGGCGAGCGCGTCGGTGCCGAGGCCGACAAGCTGCCGCAGGACGTGATCGACGGGCTGGCGCGACGCGGCGTGACGCTGGTGCCGGGGCAGGGCGAGGGCTCGGGCGTCCACGGCGTCATCATCCGCGAGGACGGCACCATCGACGGCGGGGCGGACCCGCGCCGCGAGGGCGTCGTGCTGGTCGGCGACTAG
- a CDS encoding quinone-dependent dihydroorotate dehydrogenase, whose translation MLYGLTRPLVFRMDPEKAHRLTITALKLLPKRPVPKFASSLGQDVAGLHFPSPIGLAAGFDKNGEVPDAMLGFGFGFVEVGTVTPRPQEGNEKPRLFRLEEDRAVINRMGFNNEGQDAARKRIGYRDHRRGLMGVNIGANKDSEDRIADYRRGVVSMSPYADYLTVNISSPNTPGLRQLQSPKALRELLNTVRETRGQDGPPIFLKVAPDLAEDDPARIVRVAISTKIDGIIVSNTTIDRPDTLQSEHAGEAGGLSGRPLKEKALEALRAFARETKGRIPLIAAGGIETVDDVWERIRAGASLVQIYSALVYEGPGLAMRLNGQLARRLEEEGVANISEIVGADL comes from the coding sequence ATGCTCTACGGTCTCACGCGCCCGCTGGTGTTCCGGATGGATCCCGAAAAGGCGCATCGGCTTACCATTACCGCACTGAAGCTGCTGCCCAAGCGGCCGGTGCCCAAGTTCGCGTCCAGCCTCGGGCAGGACGTGGCCGGTCTGCATTTCCCGAGCCCGATCGGGCTGGCGGCGGGCTTCGACAAGAATGGCGAGGTGCCCGACGCGATGCTCGGCTTCGGCTTCGGCTTCGTCGAGGTCGGCACCGTCACGCCGCGACCACAGGAGGGCAATGAAAAGCCCCGCCTGTTCCGGCTCGAGGAGGACCGCGCGGTGATCAACCGCATGGGGTTCAACAACGAGGGCCAGGACGCGGCGCGCAAGCGCATCGGCTATCGCGACCACCGGCGCGGGCTGATGGGGGTCAATATCGGCGCCAACAAGGACAGCGAGGACCGCATCGCCGATTACCGGCGCGGGGTCGTGTCCATGTCGCCCTATGCCGATTATCTCACCGTCAACATCTCCTCGCCCAACACGCCCGGCCTGCGCCAGCTGCAGAGCCCCAAGGCGCTGCGCGAGCTGTTGAACACCGTGCGCGAGACGAGGGGGCAGGACGGGCCGCCCATCTTCCTCAAGGTCGCGCCCGACCTTGCCGAGGACGATCCGGCGCGCATCGTGCGGGTGGCGATCTCGACCAAGATCGACGGCATCATCGTCTCGAACACGACGATCGACCGGCCCGACACGCTGCAGTCCGAACATGCGGGCGAGGCCGGCGGGCTGTCGGGACGGCCGCTCAAGGAGAAGGCGCTCGAGGCGCTCAGGGCCTTTGCGCGCGAGACCAAGGGGCGCATCCCGCTGATCGCGGCGGGGGGCATCGAGACGGTCGATGACGTGTGGGAGCGGATACGGGCGGGCGCGAGCCTCGTCCAGATCTACTCGGCGCTGGTCTACGAGGGGCCGGGGCTCGCGATGCGCCTCAACGGCCAGCTCGCGCGGCGGCTCGAGGAGGAAGGCGTGGCCAACATCTCCGAGATCGTCGGCGCCGACCTCTAG
- a CDS encoding DUF885 domain-containing protein: MRLALLAASSLAVMACTPAVTGAPASTAAAPAAPAAAEARDPALAALFEAHDAAMLELSPVAKSYRGIIDEDYGTWGDVSEEASDKQLALMRDTAAKLKAGFDPATLSVQDRLSYEIFLRNLANQERLEPYDRHGFIFNQMFGAQAQAAAFLINIHRIGEPAHAEAYISRIADIGRVLPELSRQSKDRSALGIAPPKWVYPYVIADVDNLLEAGMDNAVLEDFRGKVAKLDIADAEKADLIARADAAWANEAVPAYQALRAEMVRQEAVAGMDDGIWRLPDGAGYYANLLKQYTDSDMSADEVHELGLANVARIHDEMRQIMEKVGFTGTLSEFFEYTRTDPRFFAKSREEYLDRAATVQAAMDEKLPEYFGTLPSDPLVVKPVEAFREKSAGKAFYNAPAPDGSRPGVYYVNLYDLNAMSLNELEALAYHEGSPGHHLQRSIQTNLEALPPFRRFGGQTAYTEGWGLYSEELGKDMGFYTDPYSDFGRLGMELWRAARLVVDTGLHHKRWTREQAIDYLMTNTPNPEGDAVKAIERYIVMPGQATAYMVGKLKIMELRDRAMAELGDDFDWRGFHDAVLVTGPIPLDLVEDSVERWIAQEKQSL; encoded by the coding sequence ATGCGCCTAGCCCTTCTTGCTGCCTCGAGCCTTGCCGTGATGGCCTGCACCCCCGCCGTGACCGGGGCGCCCGCCTCCACGGCGGCAGCGCCCGCCGCGCCCGCGGCGGCAGAAGCGCGCGATCCGGCGCTCGCGGCCCTGTTCGAGGCGCATGATGCGGCGATGCTCGAGCTCTCCCCCGTGGCCAAGAGCTATCGCGGCATCATCGACGAGGATTACGGCACCTGGGGTGATGTCTCCGAAGAAGCCAGTGACAAGCAGCTCGCGCTGATGCGCGACACCGCGGCCAAGCTGAAGGCGGGCTTCGACCCCGCCACCCTGTCGGTGCAGGACCGCCTTTCCTACGAGATTTTCCTGCGCAACCTCGCCAACCAGGAACGGCTCGAGCCCTACGACCGCCACGGCTTCATCTTCAACCAGATGTTCGGCGCGCAGGCGCAGGCCGCCGCCTTCCTCATCAACATCCACCGCATCGGCGAGCCCGCCCATGCCGAGGCCTATATCAGCCGCATCGCCGACATCGGCCGCGTCCTGCCCGAACTGTCGCGCCAGTCGAAGGACCGCTCGGCGCTCGGCATCGCGCCGCCCAAGTGGGTCTACCCTTACGTCATCGCCGACGTCGACAACCTCCTCGAGGCGGGCATGGACAATGCGGTGCTCGAGGATTTCCGCGGCAAGGTCGCCAAGCTCGACATCGCGGACGCCGAAAAGGCCGACCTCATCGCCCGTGCCGATGCGGCCTGGGCGAACGAGGCCGTGCCCGCCTATCAGGCACTGCGCGCCGAGATGGTCCGGCAGGAAGCCGTGGCGGGCATGGACGACGGCATCTGGCGCCTGCCCGATGGCGCCGGCTATTATGCGAACCTTCTCAAGCAATATACCGACAGCGACATGAGTGCCGACGAGGTCCACGAACTCGGCCTCGCCAATGTCGCGCGCATCCATGACGAGATGCGGCAGATCATGGAGAAGGTCGGCTTCACCGGCACGCTGTCCGAATTTTTCGAATATACCCGCACCGACCCGCGCTTCTTCGCCAAGAGTCGCGAGGAATATCTGGACCGCGCCGCCACCGTGCAGGCCGCGATGGACGAGAAGCTGCCCGAATATTTCGGCACGCTGCCGTCCGACCCGCTGGTCGTGAAGCCGGTCGAGGCCTTCCGCGAGAAATCGGCGGGCAAGGCCTTCTATAACGCGCCTGCCCCCGACGGCTCGCGCCCCGGCGTCTATTACGTCAACCTCTACGACCTCAATGCGATGAGCCTCAACGAACTGGAAGCGCTCGCCTATCACGAGGGCAGCCCGGGCCATCACCTCCAGCGCTCGATCCAGACCAATCTCGAGGCCCTGCCGCCCTTCCGCCGCTTCGGCGGGCAGACCGCCTATACCGAAGGCTGGGGCCTCTATTCCGAAGAACTTGGCAAGGACATGGGCTTCTATACCGATCCCTATTCCGACTTCGGACGGCTCGGCATGGAGCTTTGGCGCGCCGCGCGCCTCGTCGTCGACACCGGCCTCCACCACAAGCGCTGGACCCGCGAGCAGGCGATCGACTACCTCATGACCAACACCCCCAATCCCGAGGGCGATGCGGTCAAGGCGATCGAGCGCTATATCGTCATGCCGGGGCAGGCGACCGCCTATATGGTCGGCAAGCTCAAGATCATGGAATTGCGCGACCGCGCCATGGCCGAGCTCGGCGATGATTTCGATTGGCGCGGCTTCCACGATGCCGTGCTCGTCACCGGCCCCATTCCCCTCGACCTCGTCGAGGATAGCGTCGAGCGCTGGATTGCGCAGGAAAAGCAGTCGCTCTAG
- a CDS encoding SUF system Fe-S cluster assembly regulator, with product MRLTHLADYAVVMMTAAARTPGERLSASALAEETGVPLPTAQKLMQALGRAGLLVGQRGAGGGYRLARDPQAISLADIIEAVEGPIAMTQCSDGPSDCALDTHCRVKPHMGLVGQKVRGALDAVKLKELTQ from the coding sequence ATGCGCCTCACCCACCTTGCCGACTATGCGGTCGTGATGATGACCGCCGCCGCCCGCACCCCGGGCGAGCGGCTGTCGGCGTCCGCGCTGGCGGAGGAAACCGGCGTGCCGCTGCCGACCGCGCAGAAGCTGATGCAGGCCTTGGGCCGCGCCGGTCTTCTCGTCGGCCAGCGCGGCGCAGGCGGCGGCTATCGCCTCGCGCGCGATCCGCAGGCGATCAGCCTTGCCGACATCATCGAGGCGGTCGAAGGCCCCATCGCCATGACGCAATGCTCGGACGGCCCCTCGGACTGCGCGCTCGACACGCATTGCCGCGTCAAGCCGCACATGGGCCTTGTCGGACAGAAGGTACGCGGCGCCCTCGACGCCGTGAAATTGAAGGAACTCACCCAGTGA